In Thermocrinis minervae, a single genomic region encodes these proteins:
- a CDS encoding glycine cleavage system protein H: MKYKGCNIPEDLYYDIENQVWYRIEPDGTVTVGATDVGQTRAGRMVNVRIKQAGRHVPKGKPYASLESGKWTGPVPAVIEGTVVERNEELFDTPDLINDDPYGRGWIVRIKPDNLERDIKDLVTGQEAIQKMKEYIDREGVECKGDQ; encoded by the coding sequence ATGAAGTATAAGGGGTGTAACATACCTGAGGATCTTTACTACGATATAGAAAACCAGGTCTGGTATAGGATAGAACCAGATGGAACCGTAACAGTCGGTGCTACAGATGTAGGCCAGACGAGGGCAGGTAGAATGGTAAACGTCAGGATAAAGCAGGCTGGTAGGCATGTGCCCAAGGGCAAGCCCTATGCGAGCTTGGAGAGTGGCAAGTGGACGGGTCCAGTACCGGCTGTCATAGAGGGTACAGTCGTAGAAAGAAACGAAGAGCTCTTTGACACTCCTGACCTTATAAACGATGATCCATATGGGAGAGGATGGATAGTGAGAATAAAGCCGGACAACCTAGAAAGGGATATAAAGGACCTAGTTACAGGGCAGGAGGCCATCCAAAAGATGAAGGAGTACATAGACAGAGAAGGAGTGGAGTGTAAGGGAGATCAGTAG
- a CDS encoding class II aldolase/adducin family protein, protein MRKLIHVGRLMFQEGLVDARAGNLSVKVCNGMLISRRGSHLGNLGEEDFVFVSFEGGVLWERASSELLVHRAVYLHTEKSAVVHAHPIHTVALSLKVDVIRPVDSEGMDLLCEVRVIGPYKPGSEELAQAVAEALKDSHIVVVRGHGVFSADRDPFYAYSHISVLEHSCKILML, encoded by the coding sequence TTGAGAAAGCTTATACATGTAGGAAGGTTAATGTTCCAAGAAGGGCTTGTGGACGCGAGGGCTGGAAATCTATCAGTCAAGGTATGCAACGGAATGCTTATAAGCAGAAGGGGTTCTCACCTGGGGAACCTTGGTGAAGAAGACTTCGTGTTTGTTAGTTTTGAGGGTGGTGTCCTATGGGAAAGGGCTTCTTCTGAGCTTTTGGTTCATAGGGCTGTGTACCTTCATACAGAGAAGAGCGCTGTAGTACATGCCCATCCTATTCATACAGTAGCCTTATCTCTAAAGGTGGACGTAATAAGACCTGTAGACTCGGAAGGTATGGACCTGCTGTGTGAGGTACGCGTGATAGGACCTTACAAACCTGGAAGCGAGGAGCTGGCTCAAGCTGTAGCAGAAGCACTCAAGGATAGCCACATTGTGGTAGTCAGGGGTCATGGTGTTTTTTCGGCGGACAGGGACCCCTTTTATGCTTACAGTCATATATCTGTCCTTGAGCATTCCTGTAAAATACTTATGCTATGA
- a CDS encoding phosphatidylglycerophosphatase A family protein: MFKELIATGFGIGKLGYAPGTLGTLLGTPLAYLFGYKTYLLLVFIVLFYPIAYTSVQDMLNRTREKDPEEVVVDEILGYLACFTFVEPSLRSMVLAFVLFRIFDVLKPFPINLFERFPGAHGVIADDLAAGFLVSGLLFFLIQ, translated from the coding sequence GTGTTCAAGGAGCTTATAGCTACAGGTTTTGGTATAGGAAAACTTGGGTATGCACCTGGTACCCTTGGTACCCTCTTGGGCACCCCTTTAGCGTACTTATTTGGCTACAAGACATACCTTCTACTGGTGTTTATAGTACTCTTTTACCCCATAGCCTACACGAGCGTTCAGGATATGCTAAATAGAACAAGAGAAAAGGACCCCGAAGAGGTAGTAGTGGACGAAATCTTAGGATATTTAGCCTGTTTTACCTTCGTTGAACCGTCTTTGAGGAGCATGGTTTTAGCCTTTGTCCTTTTTAGGATCTTTGACGTGCTAAAGCCCTTCCCTATAAACCTCTTTGAAAGGTTTCCCGGAGCTCATGGGGTCATAGCAGATGATCTTGCAGCTGGTTTTTTGGTATCAGGTCTCCTTTTCTTTCTGATCCAATAG
- a CDS encoding ATP-dependent helicase — MLDPSQKKAVEHYGKPLLLVAGAGSGKTRTLVHKIEHLISVRGLNPSRILVVTFTRKAANEIRERILKTVGASLEWVETFHSFGLKVIKQDHKLLGISKDFTLLEDDDRDNLLKKILRFKGSDEVSLERLKSYISKKREDLIEETDPLLEELYMEYEKLLISQNLLDFSSILYLTLKAFRENPRWRESFDFILVDEFQDTNTVQYEMLKSIAKDKICVVGDPNQCIYEWRYARPDNILRFVEDFRPDVIKLEYNYRSQAYIIRIANAILSASKAAWKDLVPVLKPTRSESHRPVVRRFLKEEEEAKWISQEIKKLRAYYPYEQMAILVRVTYVTDYIEKALFQEGIPYRVVGAVKFFERAEIKDALSFLRFLANPKDSLSFERLLKVSRLKLTQRQMDLILGMSGNNLLEKSLMALKHLPQEKAIGLHNLLKTLSKHRGDNYHQTLEAILQEVGFETYLEENYTNFTERLENIKELMRFLKERWERGISLEDLLAEVDLLADVDDKGRGVSIMTVHSSKGLEFPVVFLPRLEEGIFPHEKALEDERQLEEERRLFYVAITRAKDMLYLTYTRGSNRKPSSFLSDIPKDLLDLSAFKRKTSYMPELRSVKTLKEGQLVKHKEFGLGRIISLQEEKARVDFGSFVKTIYLGFLEPVE; from the coding sequence ATGCTAGACCCATCTCAAAAGAAAGCTGTAGAACACTACGGCAAACCCTTGCTTCTGGTAGCGGGTGCAGGTTCAGGAAAGACAAGAACTTTAGTACACAAGATAGAGCATCTTATAAGTGTGAGGGGTCTAAACCCTAGTAGGATACTTGTGGTCACCTTTACGAGGAAGGCTGCCAACGAGATAAGGGAGAGGATTCTAAAGACTGTGGGGGCAAGCTTGGAATGGGTGGAGACCTTCCATTCCTTCGGGCTTAAGGTTATAAAGCAGGACCATAAACTCCTTGGGATTTCAAAGGACTTTACACTCCTTGAGGATGACGACAGGGATAATCTTCTCAAGAAGATACTAAGGTTTAAAGGAAGCGATGAGGTATCCCTAGAAAGGTTAAAGAGCTACATCTCTAAGAAAAGAGAAGACTTGATTGAGGAGACAGACCCGTTACTAGAAGAGCTATACATGGAGTACGAAAAACTGCTTATATCTCAAAATCTTCTTGACTTTAGTAGCATTCTCTACCTAACGCTAAAAGCCTTTAGAGAAAACCCAAGATGGCGTGAGAGCTTTGACTTCATACTGGTGGACGAGTTTCAGGACACAAACACAGTACAGTACGAGATGCTAAAGTCTATAGCCAAGGATAAGATATGCGTGGTGGGTGACCCGAACCAGTGTATATACGAGTGGAGGTACGCAAGACCTGACAACATTCTCAGGTTTGTGGAAGACTTTAGACCAGACGTGATAAAGCTTGAATACAACTACAGATCTCAAGCATACATCATAAGGATAGCCAACGCTATCCTTTCAGCTTCTAAAGCAGCTTGGAAAGATCTGGTACCTGTGCTAAAACCCACAAGAAGCGAAAGTCACAGACCTGTGGTAAGGAGGTTTTTAAAAGAAGAAGAAGAGGCCAAATGGATATCACAAGAGATAAAAAAACTAAGAGCATATTATCCATACGAACAGATGGCCATACTTGTAAGGGTAACCTACGTAACAGATTACATAGAGAAGGCCCTCTTCCAAGAGGGAATACCCTACAGGGTGGTGGGTGCTGTAAAGTTCTTTGAAAGAGCTGAGATAAAGGATGCTCTAAGCTTTTTAAGATTTCTGGCAAACCCAAAGGACTCTCTCTCTTTCGAGAGGTTGCTTAAGGTTTCAAGACTAAAGCTAACGCAGAGGCAGATGGACCTTATCCTAGGTATGTCAGGTAACAACCTTCTTGAAAAGTCTTTGATGGCCCTCAAGCACTTGCCACAAGAAAAAGCCATAGGCTTACACAACCTCCTTAAGACTCTCTCAAAGCATCGTGGAGATAACTACCACCAAACCTTAGAGGCTATACTCCAAGAAGTAGGCTTTGAAACATACCTAGAGGAGAACTACACAAACTTTACAGAGAGGCTGGAAAACATCAAAGAGCTTATGAGGTTCTTGAAAGAAAGATGGGAAAGAGGCATATCTCTAGAGGACCTTTTGGCTGAAGTAGACCTCCTTGCAGATGTAGACGATAAGGGAAGAGGAGTTAGCATAATGACAGTACATTCAAGCAAGGGACTTGAGTTCCCTGTAGTGTTTCTACCAAGGCTAGAAGAAGGAATCTTTCCGCACGAGAAGGCTCTTGAGGATGAAAGACAGTTGGAAGAAGAAAGAAGACTCTTCTACGTTGCTATAACCAGGGCAAAAGATATGCTCTACCTGACTTACACGAGAGGTTCAAACAGAAAACCTAGCTCCTTCCTGTCCGACATACCCAAGGATCTTCTAGACCTTTCTGCCTTTAAGAGGAAAACTTCCTACATGCCAGAGCTAAGATCCGTAAAAACCTTAAAAGAAGGACAGCTTGTAAAACACAAAGAATTTGGATTAGGAAGGATAATAAGCCTGCAAGAAGAGAAAGCTCGTGTAGACTTTGGAAGCTTTGTAAAGACCATCTACCTCGGCTTTTTGGAGCCTGTGGAATGA
- a CDS encoding protoglobin domain-containing protein: MESIEELKVHYRWTAEDEENLRKVSKYFEEHAEEFMDEFYRYLENFPDTSKYLPSQEVRKRHREKVKDWFISLFSSRYDASYLRRLYRIGETHVKIGLPPHYVNASMNFVREYIGKKLTELYGCSEERDRILSSVNKALDLNLDVMVSSFREEELKLYLGSGKYTRVVIETLRRISWFFDAFIVLSLTVVGMFLIYWVVYEILLAFSGTYTLEKLGISILGSLLVLYAVSELLYEEIKHIRGGSISISVFVGVALAAIIRKILIVSLTPEKVYELITLGFVVLALGLVYLIVRKVETKT; the protein is encoded by the coding sequence GTGGAGTCCATAGAGGAACTGAAGGTTCACTACAGGTGGACGGCCGAAGATGAAGAAAACCTAAGGAAGGTCTCTAAGTACTTTGAAGAGCATGCTGAAGAGTTTATGGATGAGTTCTACAGGTACTTGGAAAACTTCCCAGACACCAGCAAATACCTTCCCAGCCAGGAAGTGAGAAAGAGACACAGGGAAAAGGTAAAAGACTGGTTTATAAGCCTCTTTAGTTCAAGGTACGATGCGAGCTACCTTAGAAGGCTCTACCGTATAGGAGAAACCCACGTGAAGATAGGGTTGCCTCCCCATTACGTCAACGCTTCTATGAACTTTGTCAGGGAGTATATAGGCAAAAAGCTTACCGAGCTATATGGGTGTTCGGAAGAAAGGGACAGGATACTCTCGTCCGTAAACAAAGCCTTGGACTTAAACCTAGACGTGATGGTAAGCTCCTTCAGGGAAGAGGAACTAAAACTTTACTTGGGTAGCGGAAAGTACACCAGGGTAGTCATAGAGACCTTGAGGAGGATCTCCTGGTTCTTTGATGCCTTCATAGTGCTCAGCCTTACAGTTGTAGGTATGTTCTTGATATACTGGGTGGTCTATGAGATCCTTCTTGCTTTTTCAGGAACGTACACTTTGGAAAAGCTTGGCATAAGTATACTAGGCTCTCTGCTTGTACTGTACGCCGTATCGGAGCTCCTGTACGAGGAGATAAAACACATAAGGGGAGGAAGTATAAGCATAAGCGTCTTTGTGGGAGTTGCCCTCGCGGCCATAATAAGGAAGATCCTTATAGTGTCTTTAACTCCCGAAAAGGTGTACGAGCTGATTACTTTAGGTTTTGTTGTACTGGCCCTTGGCCTTGTGTACCTCATAGTGCGTAAGGTAGAGACAAAAACATGA
- the coaD gene encoding pantetheine-phosphate adenylyltransferase, which produces MVRVVYPGTFDPPHLGHLDIVKRSLRLFDEVLVAVAKNPQKKTLFTLEERVDMFQKMVEGMERVSVEGFECLLVDFMKQKNIWVIVRGVRLFTDFEYELLIAMNNHRLMGVETVFMMPSQEYIHISSSIVKDIASYCGNLENLVHPYVGKKLREKFGCY; this is translated from the coding sequence ATGGTTAGGGTAGTCTACCCGGGTACTTTTGACCCACCACACCTTGGCCACCTGGACATAGTAAAGAGAAGCCTAAGACTCTTTGATGAAGTCCTAGTGGCTGTCGCTAAGAATCCTCAGAAGAAGACCCTCTTCACCCTTGAGGAGAGGGTAGACATGTTTCAAAAGATGGTTGAAGGAATGGAAAGGGTCAGTGTGGAGGGTTTTGAATGTCTGCTTGTAGATTTCATGAAGCAGAAGAATATATGGGTGATAGTGAGAGGCGTAAGACTCTTTACAGACTTTGAGTACGAGCTTCTTATAGCTATGAACAACCATAGACTAATGGGAGTAGAAACGGTTTTTATGATGCCTTCTCAGGAGTACATACATATAAGCTCTAGCATAGTAAAGGACATAGCCTCGTACTGTGGAAATCTGGAAAACCTAGTTCATCCATACGTAGGAAAGAAGCTTAGGGAAAAGTTTGGTTGCTACTGA
- a CDS encoding YihY/virulence factor BrkB family protein, which produces MNYLRDIFSRDYLYHAGALTYNFLMVMSSLIFLLLTLASYLPFLDYERVQTLILELSPKYADRILKELSKIYKNRHYISILSVIIAFYYSVGFSKSLYSAFCYIIGTDKKHKMWDFWIKTAVFIVLLSFFIFTAFSITHLIHHSEILPYLSLFMVYLLLYRIFFPNKPSYKNLAIVSLLLAGVSFLVNKLFSAFMVKLIKLNPLYGTFGSALVFLVLVYYSFVLILFFGHVLYLLDQKEKET; this is translated from the coding sequence ATGAACTACCTTAGAGACATCTTCTCAAGGGACTATCTGTATCATGCGGGTGCACTCACCTACAACTTTCTCATGGTTATGAGTTCTTTGATCTTCTTGCTGCTAACTTTAGCTTCTTATCTACCTTTTTTGGACTACGAGAGAGTTCAAACATTAATCCTTGAGCTGTCTCCAAAATATGCAGACCGAATTCTAAAAGAACTATCTAAGATATACAAAAACAGACATTATATTTCCATACTGTCTGTAATCATAGCCTTTTATTATTCAGTAGGCTTTTCTAAAAGCCTATACTCAGCCTTCTGCTACATTATTGGTACTGATAAAAAACATAAAATGTGGGACTTTTGGATAAAAACAGCTGTTTTTATAGTTTTATTATCCTTTTTTATCTTTACCGCCTTTTCCATTACACATTTGATACACCACTCGGAGATACTTCCCTACTTATCCTTGTTTATGGTTTACCTTCTCCTTTACAGGATATTCTTCCCCAATAAGCCTAGTTATAAAAATCTTGCGATTGTAAGCCTACTGCTGGCGGGTGTAAGCTTTTTAGTAAACAAGCTCTTCTCCGCTTTCATGGTAAAGCTTATAAAGTTGAATCCCCTTTACGGCACTTTTGGCTCCGCCCTCGTGTTCTTAGTGTTAGTGTACTACTCTTTTGTACTCATCTTATTCTTCGGCCATGTGCTGTACCTATTGGATCAGAAAGAAAAGGAGACCTGA